In Eleginops maclovinus isolate JMC-PN-2008 ecotype Puerto Natales chromosome 19, JC_Emac_rtc_rv5, whole genome shotgun sequence, the sequence ggagagaaagaaaccaccATATCATCAGTCCTGCCACTGATGTGGAAAATCAAAGCCTGCCTAATAGAAGAGGAAGGCGACCGCCCCTTGGCCatagaaatgaagaacaaaattagaggagattttgagaaaaggtaCGATGACCACAACCTGCAGATGACCCTAAACACCTCTACGTTCCTTGATCCGAGATTTAAAGATACTTTTGTAACAATGGAGGAGGATATCAAGAGGGAGCTGCTCCTTAAATCTGAGGCCGTTCAGCTTCCACCCCACAGTCCAGTGGACCCTAGAGGAACAGGTGCTGCACCAAAGAGGAATAAGAGAGACTTAAAAAGTTTGCTCTGCACCATAAccacagagaagaaaggggcAGATAATTCTGAAACGAGGCACCATTCTCCCACACCTGCAACACCCACAGATAGACGActaaatgttgagtttcttgaatacaaacaattgaGAGAAATCAGCCCTGCAGAGGATCCCCTGGCCTGGTGGAGTCAACATGAGGCACAACTGCCCATCCTGGCACACTTTGCAAAGAACTATCtttgcattgcagcatcaaGTTGTGCTTCAGAGCGAGTCTTCAGCACATCTGGAAATATCTGTAGCCCAAGACGTTCCAGGCTGACTGAAGAACATTTAGACATGCTAGTGTTCTTGGCCAAGAACTTAAATaagtgtaagaaatgaatatcTGCTGGCCATTCTAGGGCTAATGCTCTTAAGAGACTCAGTTTTGAGTataagagatgctgcagctaaattgtatttgtttttttaaactcagttgtgagtataagagatgaTGCAGCtaaattttatttgtttttttaaactcagttgtgagtataagagataatgcagctacattttatttgtttttttaaattgaatgccattgctttaatttgttatttatgtttattactgGTAACGCTTGTGTTTCTTATGACTGAGATAATGCTgctaaatttatttatttttttaccttgagtGTCATtgctctaatttattttttatattttgatatttcatattttgttcaaatgtttaatatatctgctgttcatatgttcatttattagtgTGTTATGATAAGAATGTTGccccagttttaaaataaagcacatcaatgatatttgagagtgtttctcccttttcagGAAAAGTATCGAAAAAGTATCGgaatcgcaattcttgacttggtatcggtatcgaaacaataattttggtatcgtgacaacactactCTCTACTACGTTTTTCTGCAGCCATTCCTGCCTGTTAAGCAATTACCTCGGTGTCAGGGTCAGCATCATCACACCAATGTACCGCCGCTTCTTTTCTGACTCACCAAACCAAGAATCTGTAAGAAGATTtacaaaaaacaggaagtgtaaaagctgttttctttctaaAGAGGAAACAGTTGACTGCTGCAGAGAATATTTTGGACAGAAAGAGGGTAGGAAGATTCAGATTCTTACTCTTCTTTTTTGAAGCTTGATCCAGAAAAAGTTGCAGGCGGTCAGATGGAATTGCAAAGGAGATTCCTGCAGTGACCTTCATCGTGTTTATACCAATGACTTCACCATCCTAATTACAGGAGAGATAACACATTCAGATAGCATGTTATGACTATCAAAGCCCAGTTAGGTTAATAAACTTGTGCAGTTTTATTGAAAGGGAGGTTTTTTCAAGTTGCTAGGCAGCATTTAAAAGGTTATACTAATAACACATCATCCCCAAACTTAGTTAACAAACCCagtgacaataaaaaaggaacccgaatgcaatgaaaataaagaggGTTCTTTCATGTAGCATTAGCTGTCACAACACTACGTTTAAAAAACTTAAAGTAAAATGCCCGGCGCATTCAAGCTTAACAAACGAGAGCCACAAACAGAACTGGTATGGTGACATTTGAATGTGATGATACACAGTTAAAACATATCAGTGACTCACCAAGTTAATCAGGGGACCTCCAGAATTTCCAAACTGCAAGACAGAAAAATCAAAGCATGACGTAAATATGAGACATTTCTGAGTCACAGTACATCCTGTAAACAAACTTGGGTTTTTCATGACCCATTGCTCCTAACatttatgtgtctgtctgttcatCAGGATAACATGCAGTCAAAGCAATATgattttgtgtacatttctaTCCTTTTAGTACAATTAGAGAAGGAAACTCACATCAATCGCTGCATCAGTCTGGATGTAGTCCATGTTGGAGTTGGATAGGCCCAGCTCCTTACTGCCTCTCTGTACTGAGCTGACGATTCCTGACGTGATTGTGTTCCTTAAAGCAAACGGGCTCCCCATGGCAACCACAAACTCTCCTTGTCGAATATCAGACGACCGACCAAGGCTGAGCGTTGGTAAAGGATTCTGTATGTAGGGTCAGATGGAGAGATAGCAATTCATAAGCACATCCAAACTGCTTGTAGCACTTTTGTACATTAAGGGAATAGAGCTTACTATTTTATCAATTCCCGATGTTTCTTATTGAAAAGCGGCGATCATGCAAGTGTCCTGCCTTATTACAAAAATATTGGATCACCCTTTAGATAGTAATGCTTTTGAAAGGCTAAAACATAGTATTGATACGTATGAATTAGCACCTTGTTATTCTCAGGCAAAGATGAAGTCTCTCCTCAGAGATGGTACAGGAGGTTTAATTGAGACTATATAACTGAAAACATAAAAGTGCAATGATCTGACGTACCTTATGATCTCGACCATTAGACTGAATtatgtataaaaatgtgtcaaaatcaTGGTAATACCGAGTGCAACTATCTAAATAGCAGAAAAATTGgtgttgttttcttgtgttCTTTCTCTTAACTGTCATTactctctgatcctgtctgTTACAGTGATGTAAGCACGTCCACCTcgttcacctcctaggccctgctgtggtgtccttgagcaaggcaccagacacctccaatcccccctctccattgctccccgggcactgcacattagctgcccactgctcctagcactaggatgggttaaatgcaggggacaaatttcactgtgtgctctgctgtgtgcatgtatgtgactaataaagagggtctcatcctctgattctatctatctgtccAGTGAGGTACATCATAAATAACGGTGATCTTTAAGCAGTTGTTTACCCTTGCGGTGATTTTGATGGTGGCAATATCTGCTGCTGGATCAACATCTTGCACAGTGGCATTGTACGTGTCCCCGTTCGTGAGCTTTACACGGACTCCTCTCTTGTTGGCCACAACATGAGCATTGGTGACGATGAGACCATCACTGCTGATGATGAAACCAGAGCCATTTGACACTGGGACTTCTCTACCTGAAAAAGGGTGTCTGTAAAACAGTAAAGAAAAAGTGTATTCATTCAGCCTGGAAAGTACACTCAGAATAAGTTAATTTGCACAGAGAGAGGAatacaacacattattttaGCAGTAACAACCATTACTCGACTCACCTGCCCAAGATTTCAATGTACACGACAGCTGGGTTGGACTTTTCCACCACATCTGcaataaagttgtatttatatCGGGGGCTGTCGGGTTTAAAGGGAGAGGCACAGTGGGCTGATGGCAGGATGAGCTCAAGAAACCGCCCCGATAAAGACACTCTTCCGTCCTCTACTTGTTCATCTTTTTTACTGTCCAGAAGAGCCACAGCGCAGAGTCCCAGCCCCACAGAGACTGACTTCAGCAGGGtagagctgctgctgtcctGGCCGCTTCTCCTGTCCCGCTCTACACCGGGTCTCCTGTCCAGGTCGCCCTCTCTGCGGTGACATGTCCCCACAGAGGACACCCTGCTCACTGTCCTTTCGGCCAATGAGTTTAATCCCCGGCTGTGACACCGAGTGTGTCTGCTTAGTACTAAGACGAGATTCCTACTGAGTGGCGTTGCTGCCATGTTGCATCACTGAAGTCACACAAACTCAGGAGTTTTCACAAAGCGAAACAAAACTGTAAAtccaaatatattaaaataatagcAGTCCGCTTTGTTTAGATTCTTATAGTTGTACTGATtgtaaaaattaaaacacagtaCAAATAATTCCTGTGGAGTGCACTGTTATCTTCAACTGAGCAAACTGACAGACAACCACCAGCGACAGCTAAGAAATAAACAACCTTACCCGGAAGTGTGACTTGACCCGGAAATTCaaacgtgttttttttactttattgaaCACCAATTTTAAACATCCACAaagttacattacatcattGTCTAAATTGATAGATGGAGAATAAAGATACATTGAACCAAGTCCAAAAATCAGGGAGGGGTTGGGGGGAATAAAATAACATGGTTGAAAAACGATTAGGAACAGCATACCAGTCACATGCCCCAGTATACTGACGGTTCAAAGGATCTTAACACAGGGAAATCAGGCTTTGCATTTACTATACCAACATTTAACATTACAATTAAATGGAGAACATCTGATCATTTATCTGTATTCACAGTTGAGATGATGGCAATTGCAACATCACTGCAGTGGATAGGAGAGATGCAAATCAAACAGATTATTCTTTGTTCAGATTCCTGTGCAGCAATAATATCACTTCAGTCATTTACATCCCATAGTAGACAGGATATTGTTAATCACATTTATGAAACACTAAGGAGGTTAAGGAGTAGAAATGTTGAGACTTTATTTATGTGGATACCAGCTCACATAGGAATTAAGGGAAATTAAATTGTAGACAAATTAACCAAGCAGTCTCTCAAACATGAGGAAATAATGGATATTGCACTCAGTAAATCTGAGgcaaaagaaataacaaaaaggaatGTCTTCAAGGAGTGGCAACATAAGACACAGCAAACACAGGATGACACCTGTATGCATTCAAGCCATAACAGAGGCAGGACAGTCAAAAGGAGCACCAAGGATGAAGATGTATTACCAAGACTAAGATTAGGACACACAAGActgaaaaaaaattacatttagtaGGAACACATCCATCAGGATTATGTGAACACAGCCGGGTCGAAGAAACAGTAGAACATGTTTTTCAGCAATGCTTTTATACTATTTAAGACGAATTGAATTAATAAAGagaatttaacattttattttctttatttttctttgtaggGGTAGATAATTCTGATCCACACTCCAatacagtaggtggcggtaatgcacccATAAACCTGGTTGCCAACAGCCATTAAActaacaacagaagaagaaaagccCGCCGTTGGGATGAGATATTTGAAATTCAGGGCGAGCTGTTAATTCGATCAAATTATGGAGTCGTATCAGCATATATGCAAAAAAGCACATATGCAGTTTGAGTCTCCTGCCAAGGTGTTTGCTAAACTGAAGTCTAAGGTGAGCAAAGACAATCCGTCCGCAAATCAGGGGAGTTTTACAGGCAAGGACCCGCCTTATGGAGGAGTTTTTAAACCGCCCAGAACGAGATCAGAGAGCACTTGGATGACCGACCAATTTAAAGAGTATACATCTGTTGCTTATCGTGAAGAAGCGCAGGCATTAACTCTCTCTCCCATATCGAGTCCTAAGAAAACTTTCTGTTACTCGGACATCAGCAGCGAGCGTGTAGAGGAAGTGCCTCCTGGATTAGGACATGGGTGCACACCGAGAAGAAGGGCTTTCTTTGAGTCAACAGCTCTGGTGAACCGACCACCGAGCCACACCGAACCAGCTCAGATCAGAGACTCGGCTGGTTTTAATGGGTTCAGCAGGACTCCAGTAAAAAGCCACCCAGTGGAAAATGACTTTGTAAGCTATTCTCCCAATGACAAACGGATGCCTCCACCCTTAATGTTGTCCCCCACGAGAAATAGTTTGAGGAAGAGAAAATGGGAGACGCAGGAGTTTGACAAAATAGGTCAGTCACGACCAGAAAGGAAAACCTCCCGTGCTTTCAGTGCGGACAGTAGCACTTGCGTGGAGGATGTGGATAATGTTAGAGGATTCTATGCTGACCCAATTGGCATGGACCAGTTCACGCATGAACCTGTGGTATCAAACCCACAAAGTTCAGCAATGACACGTGAGACattattgctgttttgttttaagtCAAACTCTTCCCTAATAATCAAGGGAAAGGAATTGAATGATGTCTCTTTGTTGCCTTGAACAGGTTGCATAGTTTCTTTGAAAAGATGTCATCAAACATCTCCAGCCAAGATGTTCAATTCCATGAAGAAGAGGGCATCtaaaacagagcagcaggaagtTAATAAAGTCTGCAGTACCAACAGGAATCTCTTTTGTCAGGGTGTGTGATATGAAGATTTAATAATTAAATCCTAACATGCATAATGTTTTAGCTATCATCTGTAGGCATAGTTCATTTTTAGATTTGCTCTGTGTCCtgttttgacttgttttctTATCCACAGCTAATTTCCCACAGTCCACAGACAGGCGTCCCTTTAAAGCTCTCAACATGGGTGAGATGGAGGACACTGTTTTCAGAGATGATCCTGAAAATCTGGTTGCTGTTAACCTTTCCAGTGAAGCCACTGAAGACAGCCAATCAGACACCCAATCAGCCACCCATCCGTCTGAGAACATCCCCGCCCCTGAACTGTCAGCACACCCTGTTCTGCATGAAGACCCCCTTGTGCTCAACTCCCCACGGATCTCAATACCTAAGAAAGAGGCTGTGTTCAGGCGAAATAATTGGATGCAGCACACAAAATTCCCATGTGTAAGTAATGAATGacatttgtgaaaaataaaataatcttatgCCAAATTCAGATCAACTCATAAACCAAGGTTTAAATTTCCAGGCACATTTTAGGACAAAATTAATGAATTGAAAGTGTCTTTCTTGAGGGTAATTTTGTTTCTAATAAagcttgtgttttcttctttggtAGGAGAGTGTGATTCATCTCAAAAAATGGTACCTGAGGAGAAGTCTCAATCGTCTGTTTCTTGGTGGAACCCACAGGTAATTGTTTTTGAgacttctttattaaaaaatttAACTCAAGTTaattgcaacacattttttctaatttctaCTAGCTACTTTGAGACAGCTATGttcatactttatattttgaatacTTTCTTTGTGGTTTAATATAAAcattagctttgtttttacttgtgTTTTCCACCCAGGGATGACAACGTACCCTGGAACACTAACGTGATTGTGGAACGGGTTTCTAACAATGTGGTGAAGACTACCTCCGGCAGCATTTACATTCTGCTCGGCAGAATGAACATGAATATTGACACTGGTAAGAGAGATTCTGTTCAGGTAGAtcttttttaaactatttttactTTGGCATAAAGAcattcaaaaatacattatgaaatgcacataaacatgtgaAAATCACAGCGTGGTataatagtattttttttatgtatctGCAGGGTTTCCCAACTGGCTTTTGAACAAGTTTGCTCATGGGTTTCCTCCAGACTGGGATGTACTTTATGAGAAGTTACTGTCAGAGTCAAAAGAGTAAGAATATtcattgctgttttgttcatgCCGTCACAGAAAAGAGATGTTATTGTGACGTTGAATCATTTAAGCATGCAAAATTAAACTTACAAATATGTATCTTAATTCTGATTTTTCAACAAccaattttgttttgttatagcGTCCCCAGCAGGGGCAAAGACAGGAAAAGTGAGAGGAGCCGCGTCTTTTCGCAGACTAATCCTGATGCATCAACTGTGAAGCGGCACAGGCAAAAGTCCTTAAATACACGTAAGTACAagatgtgatggaaacttctgaagaaatggagatgaaactcagagagacacagagagctggaactttgatggcaaacactgaaggtttattatgaagtgaACAGCCGGAGAACTCAAAAGACATTggctgcagccacgagttgacagagcggttgtcCGACCGATTCTGAAGATTTCTACTACGATGTCTTAACTAGTTCCGAATGGACAATCGACATTCTTCAttcgccagactaaacaaaaatATGGATCCTACATCTAACTAAAGTTGACGCACATGGGAAAAGAATGTACACCAGGGAACCTActttccagataagaagggcttctagatgtccctgaGCAATAACctatctcatgtcagcttgtgctcgcTCATAGActgcatcaacaaagcgcccaatctgcccctccttaagggagataacAGCAACCCAAAGGCCAGAGAGACCGTGGGAAAAGAGACAGACGAAGGAGCAAATTATAACCCGGGTCAAAGTTAAACAtctaagcaaaatattccctaacagaaGATTGAGCCGACAGATCAACATTGCTTCTCTAAAGCCACTAGCATGGCACATAAACATTATCGTTGATTTGTATGTGTGGTAGTGCATCTTTATAATAAGTATTTGAATACTATTGATATTGTACttgaatactttttaaaactttgtatGTGTTTCTCTTATTCTCCAGCGGATTCCCGTCCTCCCCCCTTGTCTGATGTTAAGGTGTCCCGAAGTGGCCGTGTGCTCAGAACACCTCTTGAGTATTGGAAGGGAGGGAGAGTTATCCTGGATGCAAATATGAACGTTACCATCCATGATTGTTATGAGACCACCATCTGCTTCCCTGTAAGCACCACAAATTGAACTCAGATGTTACATAATAAGCCAGAATATTGTCCGAATAAGTGATATTTCTGATTAATATTACcgtgtttcatttttatatccGACAGAATGTCACCACAACAGTTTCTACGAGCAAGTCACCGAAACCTGCCCGCGCGGCCAACAGTGAAGGTAAACATAACTTGGAGCTTTAGTTTTAGTCTACTGAAACTATTTCTGAGTTGCTTGCTGACAAACTGACTTTCATGCTTCCAGGCCATAAACAATGTGAACCAGCCAACATCAAAGAGGCATCAGTCCCACTGAGGCGGGTCAAAGCTCCTCCCTGCAGACACACCCGAGCAAAGGTTGAGCTTAATGAAAATCCCTCTTATTCCCTTGTAGACAGACTTACGCACCCTGAAAAGTGTTCTGGCACACCAACAATGTCCAGACGAAAGCgaaaagctgcagagagaaacatttttatGGAGACCTCTCCTCAAAACCAACCTGAAAAGTCTTCAACACGGAGGTCAAAAAAGCAGGCGCCTGACACCATAAGGCCTTCGGTGGAAGTCTTTGGAAGCGAACGGGCTGTCCAAGGAGCCCCAGAATCATCAGGTGCAGAATCAGCATCTTCACAGGATAAGGTCGAAGGGAGAAAGAAGACAGAGAAGGTGCAAaggaagagcagcaggaaaGCAAGCAAAGTTCTTCCAACAAGTGTGTCATCCATTTCTTCTTCTGAGGATCTTGGGAGGATAACCAGAGGAACCTGTACAAAACAGAAGCGGAGTAAATGCCCTAAGTCACTATCACCTCCAAAGCCTTTGCTTAAATTGAAAAAACCCAGCAAGAAAAAACCCACAGCAAAAGAAGGCAAGGCACCACATCTACCAGAGCAAGATGAAGAGCAGTGGACAGAGGCCGAGCTTATGAGACTTCAAGAGTACGTTTTGTAGTCTTACTGAGTGACAAAGTAGCATTTTGCAAAATTAGAAAGTCACATACCTCTGTGTCCTACCTTcacgttttttaaaaatgtttttcagggCTGTGTCCTACTTTCCTAAGTACATGGCAGGGTACTGGGCAAAGGTGGCGAAAATGGTCAGGACACGTTCTGCAGAAGAGTGCCACTACCAGCACACATCACAGGCGACCTCCCAGACTCCAGAGAAGACAGCCAAGAAacagaagggaggaaaaaagaagaagaaggaggaggaagaagtgaaAGCAACAAAAGATCCAAGTAGAGAACGTTTTGATGTTTGGATGGCAGCTAATCTTGCatcttatttcattttgaagaatAGTTGACATGATAAATGTGGAGATTTTTCAAACTATAATCCATGCCTAGTTACAGATCCGCCAGTGATATCTGCCAGAGCGGGAACCTTTAAGAGGAAGCAACAAGTGCGTCAGTTCCTTGAGGCCATGCCCAGAGAAGATGTGGAGGATGCTTTCAGCTCAGATTACATGCAAAGGAAACGTTTCGAGGTTAgttcctctctgtttttgtattttcataaaTATCATCATGATACAATACAAATGAGTGATAACTGTTCCCCTCATGACCTATCTTGATCCATAGGTTCCCTCAATGTGTCAGAGTGAAGAAGACTTCAATCTGTCTGAGATGGAGCCACTGAGCCCCACGTCGACAGTTTTCCCAGAAGTAAAGACTCCTCAATGTGTGAATATCACTCCTGGCATGATGGGCTCTCTCGACAGGTGAATAGCGTTGACTTCTGCCTGTCAGAACTGATCCCAGTACAATGTTTAACCtgcctttttttcttgatttttaaGGACCAATAACGAGAAGTACGTCCATCAACTCCAGAAgaggatgaaaaaaaatcagtttaacGTCTGCAAACAGGCTGCTTCTTCGAAGGTACTACTTTTTCGTAGTTAATTTAGGAGGTTCTTAATTACTCTAAGCGCttggattttaatattttattacaaaaacattttccatccttttttctttcagaccTTCACACCAACGCCATCAGTTAAACGAACAATGAGAAGATGTGGTAACACAGGTAGGATTCCTGAAAAATGTGTGGGGTATAATAAAGTAGCCCTTTAGCTCATTTGAAGTTTATAATGCTggaactttaaaaacacaggtaGAGCTGTTGAACTTGATTTTCATTATGACAGCTGTTCATTTATTACACTGTGTATTGTGTATAAAGTGGATTCCAACTGTCCgataaaaagtcaataaaaactGTTAACAAATTTGAAAGTCgttatatttatacatgtaagcttgtaacacacacacttttgtcaCTAGATACTGACAACTTTGTCGTCTGGGAGATGTTTCCTGGAAAAGATGCCGTGCTGCCTGATagcggagaggaagaggattttTACTTCTCACACGATTTCTGATTGCAGCTAAAACTTTTGTCTCCTCTTACAAATGTAAGAGTTTAATCATTATTGTGTTTTAACTTCGCTTGATGTTAGGTTTataatgttgaatatttttttgAACCTTTTGAGCAACCTACAATTCAATAGAAAACACAGTTGGGAATTGCTTTATAATTTTTATTTGCAACATGCTGTCAAAACCAGACTTTTGCCACTGTACCTGTAAATATAGGGTTTCTCCTAGGCCCCAGATGGAGTTGTAACTATCCTTTTAATAAAGATTGAggaattttacttttttcatttctttttttatggggGATCAATTATCTAGGAAAGTACTGCCAACCTTTTTGGCAAAAGAAACCTGCAAATGTAACCCCCTGactttaagaaataaaacacagcatttaTTGTTACATCTGACTGCAGTGCAACTTCAATAAACATGATATACACATGTACTCATTTTATTAAAGGAGTTTAAATGGATTTTATAGacgtgtgtgagagtgagtgtgtaaTTCTCTCTGTCTGGGAGAGTCTGCTCTTGGCTTTCCGTGGCCTGAAGGAGATAGTACTTCATTGTCATTACACATGTGATGGTATAGTATTCAAATGGTAAAAGTATAAGATgtgaataacattttttttaatgacaacatTCGGACTCTTCTCAAAATTTAaactaatcttttttttttattatttaaatgttgactttttttcctGAAGAGATCCAGAAGATCgtgttgattgtgtcgaacatatgtatatattacttaggttttttttagTACACCCCCtttttatatgttcttgtttatatttgcactgtgggactgcgagaaacggtatttcaattttctgtatgtataacacatatggaaactttgacaataaagtggacttttactttgacttttgaaGAAGGAATCCAGTAAATGTATGGTGGAtcccattaaaacaaaaaacgataTTCTAATAATTaatgtttgatattttctttatccctgttttgttttatgtactgtTTTGTTGattgatatttaatatattatagtTTTAACTATTatagtttgttttgtataacttcctaaactaaaaaaaaaggcagcagtCACGTGAAAGCCAGTCACGTGACTGCTGCCTCCATAACCGGCTGCTCAGCAGACACAACAGAAGAGTGTACACAACTAACCGAGGACACCATGACCACACTGTGAGTGCTTTGTAAATGTTCATAGTTGTGTATTTTCATTAAAGATAACTGGGAAATAAAACGGTCAGAAAGCGTTCACTGTTTACCGTGAATTGTGATTCGCTGCAGCTggtatttttagttttactggTTTAGCTGACCTAGATAGATAGCTGCCAGCTAACAAAG encodes:
- the mis18bp1 gene encoding mis18-binding protein 1 isoform X1; amino-acid sequence: MESYQHICKKAHMQFESPAKVFAKLKSKVSKDNPSANQGSFTGKDPPYGGVFKPPRTRSESTWMTDQFKEYTSVAYREEAQALTLSPISSPKKTFCYSDISSERVEEVPPGLGHGCTPRRRAFFESTALVNRPPSHTEPAQIRDSAGFNGFSRTPVKSHPVENDFVSYSPNDKRMPPPLMLSPTRNSLRKRKWETQEFDKIGQSRPERKTSRAFSADSSTCVEDVDNVRGFYADPIGMDQFTHEPVVSNPQSSAMTRCIVSLKRCHQTSPAKMFNSMKKRASKTEQQEVNKVCSTNRNLFCQANFPQSTDRRPFKALNMGEMEDTVFRDDPENLVAVNLSSEATEDSQSDTQSATHPSENIPAPELSAHPVLHEDPLVLNSPRISIPKKEAVFRRNNWMQHTKFPCESVIHLKKWYLRRSLNRLFLGGTHRDDNVPWNTNVIVERVSNNVVKTTSGSIYILLGRMNMNIDTGFPNWLLNKFAHGFPPDWDVLYEKLLSESKDVPSRGKDRKSERSRVFSQTNPDASTVKRHRQKSLNTPDSRPPPLSDVKVSRSGRVLRTPLEYWKGGRVILDANMNVTIHDCYETTICFPNVTTTVSTSKSPKPARAANSEGHKQCEPANIKEASVPLRRVKAPPCRHTRAKVELNENPSYSLVDRLTHPEKCSGTPTMSRRKRKAAERNIFMETSPQNQPEKSSTRRSKKQAPDTIRPSVEVFGSERAVQGAPESSGAESASSQDKVEGRKKTEKVQRKSSRKASKVLPTSVSSISSSEDLGRITRGTCTKQKRSKCPKSLSPPKPLLKLKKPSKKKPTAKEGKAPHLPEQDEEQWTEAELMRLQEAVSYFPKYMAGYWAKVAKMVRTRSAEECHYQHTSQATSQTPEKTAKKQKGGKKKKKEEEEVKATKDPITDPPVISARAGTFKRKQQVRQFLEAMPREDVEDAFSSDYMQRKRFEVPSMCQSEEDFNLSEMEPLSPTSTVFPEVKTPQCVNITPGMMGSLDRTNNEKYVHQLQKRMKKNQFNVCKQAASSKTFTPTPSVKRTMRRCGNTDTDNFVVWEMFPGKDAVLPDSGEEEDFYFSHDF
- the mis18bp1 gene encoding mis18-binding protein 1 isoform X2, which encodes MESYQHICKKAHMQFESPAKVFAKLKSKVSKDNPSANQGSFTGKDPPYGGVFKPPRTRSESTWMTDQFKEYTSVAYREEAQALTLSPISSPKKTFCYSDISSERVEEVPPGLGHGCTPRRRAFFESTALVNRPPSHTEPAQIRDSAGFNGFSRTPVKSHPVENDFVSYSPNDKRMPPPLMLSPTRNSLRKRKWETQEFDKIGQSRPERKTSRAFSADSSTCVEDVDNVRGFYADPIGMDQFTHEPVVSNPQSSAMTRCIVSLKRCHQTSPAKMFNSMKKRASKTEQQEVNKVCSTNRNLFCQANFPQSTDRRPFKALNMGEMEDTVFRDDPENLVAVNLSSEATEDSQSDTQSATHPSENIPAPELSAHPVLHEDPLVLNSPRISIPKKEAVFRRNNWMQHTKFPCESVIHLKKWYLRRSLNRLFLGGTHRDDNVPWNTNVIVERVSNNVVKTTSGSIYILLGRMNMNIDTGFPNWLLNKFAHGFPPDWDVLYEKLLSESKDVPSRGKDRKSERSRVFSQTNPDASTVKRHRQKSLNTPDSRPPPLSDVKVSRSGRVLRTPLEYWKGGRVILDANMNVTIHDCYETTICFPNVTTTVSTSKSPKPARAANSEGHKQCEPANIKEASVPLRRVKAPPCRHTRAKVELNENPSYSLVDRLTHPEKCSGTPTMSRRKRKAAERNIFMETSPQNQPEKSSTRRSKKQAPDTIRPSVEVFGSERAVQGAPESSGAESASSQDKVEGRKKTEKVQRKSSRKASKVLPTSVSSISSSEDLGRITRGTCTKQKRSKCPKSLSPPKPLLKLKKPSKKKPTAKEGKAPHLPEQDEEQWTEAELMRLQEAVSYFPKYMAGYWAKVAKMVRTRSAEECHYQHTSQATSQTPEKTAKKQKGGKKKKKEEEEVKATKDPNPPVISARAGTFKRKQQVRQFLEAMPREDVEDAFSSDYMQRKRFEVPSMCQSEEDFNLSEMEPLSPTSTVFPEVKTPQCVNITPGMMGSLDRTNNEKYVHQLQKRMKKNQFNVCKQAASSKTFTPTPSVKRTMRRCGNTDTDNFVVWEMFPGKDAVLPDSGEEEDFYFSHDF
- the LOC134881437 gene encoding serine protease HTRA2, mitochondrial-like, yielding MAATPLSRNLVLVLSRHTRCHSRGLNSLAERTVSRVSSVGTCHRREGDLDRRPGVERDRRSGQDSSSSTLLKSVSVGLGLCAVALLDSKKDEQVEDGRVSLSGRFLELILPSAHCASPFKPDSPRYKYNFIADVVEKSNPAVVYIEILGRHPFSGREVPVSNGSGFIISSDGLIVTNAHVVANKRGVRVKLTNGDTYNATVQDVDPAADIATIKITARNPLPTLSLGRSSDIRQGEFVVAMGSPFALRNTITSGIVSSVQRGSKELGLSNSNMDYIQTDAAIDFGNSGGPLINLDGEVIGINTMKVTAGISFAIPSDRLQLFLDQASKKKNSWFGESEKKRRYIGVMMLTLTPSIIAELKLRDPSFPDVTHGILIHRVIMGSPSDRAGMVPGDVVLEINGVKVNTSEEIYQAVRSSDEITMVVRRGNKLLRLQITPEFTE